The window TGAGCACGAATGGCAGGTCGAACAGCCCCAGGATGCCGATCGCCGACAGGGTGACGCTGATGGTGATCGCCTGCGCGAGCATCGGGATGGTGATGAACACGAGCTGCTTGAAGGGGCCGGCGCCGTCGACGTCGGCGGATTCGTACAGCTCGCGCGGAATCGCGCTCAGGCCGGCCAGGTAGATCAGGATGAAGTAGCCGAGCGCCGACCACACGATGGTCAGGCTCATCGCCGGCAGCACCGTATTGCGCTGCCCGAGCCAGTCCTGGGTGTACCACTCCAGGCCGAGCAGGATCATCGCCTCGTTGATCAGCCCGCCGTCATAGGAGTAGATCACCTTCCACACGAACCCGACCACGGTCAGCGACAGCATCTGCGGCAGGTACATGATCGCCTTGTAGACGTTCCGGAGCCGCACCACGTTGTGGATGTGCACGGCGATCAGCACCGCCAGCACGTTGAGCACCGGCACGTACAGCACCACCAGGTAGAAGGTATTGAAGAACACCCGCCCTATGGAACGCTCGCCGAGCACCACGGCGAAGTTCTTCAGTCCGACCCACTCCGCCTGCGGAAACAGGCCGTCCCAGTTGGTGAAGCTGTAGCGCAGGGTCAGGGCGATCGGGTAGACGAAGAACACGACCGCGACGGTCAGCGCCGGCACCACGAACAGCAGACCGGCGATGAAGCGCTGCTGATGATACGTTATCTGCATGGGGTGAGCGCAGGGTGAAGCAACTCACCCTGCGCCCTGCGCCCTGCGCCCTGCGCCCTCTATTGCATGACGGCGTCGCGGGCCGCGGTGTGCAGTTCTTCCGCCGCCTCCTGCGGGGTCATGTCGCCGAGCAGGACCTGGTCGAGCAGCTTGGTGACCAGGGGCAGCGTCTCCGACGGCAGGTACTGGAACCACAGCCGCGTCTGCGGGTAGCCCTTCACCTCGTCGAGCACGCGGATCACGCGCGGATCGAGCTTCACCTCGCCCATTACCTCGACCACGCTCGGAATGTTGCCCATGCCGTTCTGGTAGAACGCGTAGCCCTCCCCGAACATCCAGTTGAGCAGGTCGAAGGCGGCATCCAGGTTCTCGGACGCCGCGTTGATGCCGGCGCCGGTCTCGGGCACCAGCACGCCCATGGTCGCTTCGCCGGCGTCCTTGACCGCCGGGAAAAAGATGCCGGCGTCGACGTCGCCGTCGAGCAACTGGCTGGCCTGCCAACTGCCGGCGAAGTAGGTCGCCGCCCGTCCCTGCAGGAACAGGCTGGAGGCCTGCGCGTTGTTGGTGCTCAGGAACGCCCGGTGGGCCAGGCCGTTGTCGGTCAGGTACTTCACCTTGGCGAAGATGTCGGCCACGCCGGGCTGCGTGAAGTCGAACTCGCCGCGCTCGATCTTGGCGACGAAGTCGGGTTCGCCGGGCACCACCTTCTGCGCGAAGATGTAGCTGAACCAGGTGTTGCCGAAGCCGTCCTTGTCGATGATGGTGCCGGCGATGCGCTTGCTCTTGAGCTTCTCGAGCGCCGCGATGAACTCGTCCCAGGTGGTGGGGATCGCCGCGATGCCGGCCTCCGCGATCAGGTCGCGGTTGTAGTACATCCAGGTGGTGGCGGTGCCCACCGGAATGCCGTACACCTGCCCGTCCGGGGTGGTGAACGGTTCGCGCAGCCCCGGCAGGGTGTTGGCCGCGGCCGCGGTATCGGCCAGGTCGGCCGCGAAGCCGTCCGCCATGAACTTGTGGCCGAAGGCGTTGCTGTTGATCGCGAACAGGTCGGGCAGGGTGCCGGCGGCGGCTCGGGCGCGCAGGAAGTCCTCCATCGAGGCGCCCGGCACCACGAAGCTCTCGATCTTGACGTTCGGGTGCTGCTCCTCGTACAGCCGGTACCAGGCATCGTGCACCTCCGAGGCGCCCAACGACACGGTCACGGTAACTTGCGCCGCAACCTGTTGCGCGCAGATCAGGCCGCCCGCCAGGGCGACGGCGGCAATCAGGGTAGCTCTTCTTCGCATGAGTAAACCTCCTTCAGGCAACTGCGGAAGATGGTGCACTCTACGGGTGCTGCGCCGCGCCGTCAATTCACGCTACTGACCGGTGCCGACCACGCCGGGGCGGTGGCGGTTGGCGCCCATCAGTTGGCGCACCAGCTCGGACGGGGTGTCCAGGTCGGCGAGCTGGGCGGGCATGTCTTCCTGGGTCAGGTAGATCGGGCGCGTGTACATGCCCAGCAGGGCGCTGCGCGCCGCGCCCGAGCGGTTGGGGCGCGCGGTGTGCCAGTTGGCGCCGTGCATCACCAGCACGCTGCCGCGCACGCCGGTCAGGATCTCCGCGTCCGGGTGCCACCGCGAGGCGATTTCCGGCGGCGGGCGGTGGCCCTTGCGGTGGCTGAAGGGGACCAGGCCGGTGCCGCCGTTCCGGTCGGTAAAGTCGTCGAGCATCCAGATGGTCTGCCCGCTGATGCGGTCGGCCGGCCACGGCTGGTTCAGCCACTGGTAGGGAAAGTCGGGGTGCCACCCGATGCGGTCGTAGCCGGGGTAGGTGGTATTGGCGGTCCAGGTGGAGCAGATCACGTCCGGGTCCAGGTAGGTCCGCCAGATTTCCACGATCAGCGGATGCGCCATCAGTTCCAGGAAGATCGGATGCTTGACCGCTATCCGCGCGACCCGCTGGTTGCGTGCCTGGTGGGTGCCGTCGGTCGCCTCGTCGGCCAGGAGCCGTTCCAGGGCCGCGCGTGCCCGATCCGCCTCGGCGGTGGAGATCACCGACGGGATGACGCAGTATCCGCGGTCGTCCAGTTCAGCAACGATGCGCGCCACCTCCGGCGCGCCGGAACCCCTGCCGGCCATGCTCAGGCGCCTCCCGCCGGCGGCGGCTCGCCGTGGCCGATCAGCCAGTTCACGAACCTGGCGCGCATGGGGGGCGAGAATGCGTGCCCGACTTCCGGATCGACGAAGTGCTCTGCCTGGCCGCCGCGGGCGTTGATCAGGCGCACCGTCTCCGCGTTGGTGGCGGCCGGGCAATCGGTGTCCAGGCCGCCGTCGACGAACAGCACCGGCCGGTCGGCGAACCGCTCCGGATGGGACTGGGTGGCGTGCTCGGCGCACCACGAGTCGCACCAGGTGCCGCGCTGCGCCCGTCGGCACCACTCGTCGGCCTGGAAGAAGCTGGAGCGGCCCACCACCGACACCATCGCCGCCAGCCACCGGTTCTCGGCGAACACCATCTGGGCAATCAGTCCGCCCATCGACACGCCGCTGACCTGCGGCCGGTCAACGCTTCCGTGCGGCAGCGCCAGCACCGCGTCGAGCAGCGCCGGCGCCTCGCGGCGGGTGCGGTCCATCGCCTCGCACACGAACGCCCAGCCGTTGAACTTGGCGCGGAACCACGCATCGGTGCGCCGTTCGCCGTGCTCGTGGCAGTCCGGGGCCACCACCAGGAAGCCGGCCGAGGCCAACTGCACCAGCGACTGGTCCGGCGCTTCGATGCTGCCCTTGTTCCCGGTCCAGCCGTGGTAGTGAATCACCACCGGCGCGTCGGCCACGCGCGTCTCGCGCAACACCAGGCAGGGAATGTCGGCAATCTCCCGTCTCCCGATCTCGATCATCCGCCTCTCCTTCTCGGCCCGGCCTCTGCCGGGCAGACCGAGCGTAGCTTACCGTATCGCAGCACCGCAGCGAGCGAGGGTCGCACAGTCCGGCTTACTCCACCGGGCCGTCAGCCACCCGGACCACGGCCAGGTACTCGTCCGGGGAGACCACCGCCAGTACGTCCGTAGCGAAGTGGGAGGGGTTCCGCGTTACCAGGTAGCGTGCCCCGGCCCTGACCGCCGAGTGAAGCTGGATCGCATCCTCGAAGTCGCGC of the Spirochaetaceae bacterium genome contains:
- a CDS encoding sugar ABC transporter permease, whose amino-acid sequence is MQITYHQQRFIAGLLFVVPALTVAVVFFVYPIALTLRYSFTNWDGLFPQAEWVGLKNFAVVLGERSIGRVFFNTFYLVVLYVPVLNVLAVLIAVHIHNVVRLRNVYKAIMYLPQMLSLTVVGFVWKVIYSYDGGLINEAMILLGLEWYTQDWLGQRNTVLPAMSLTIVWSALGYFILIYLAGLSAIPRELYESADVDGAGPFKQLVFITIPMLAQAITISVTLSAIGILGLFDLPFVLTEGGPGYLSETLALRVYMYAFAQLRIDYGLAMAVILGIISVLAAVVLLKLFRKREEVYG
- a CDS encoding extracellular solute-binding protein, with translation MRRRATLIAAVALAGGLICAQQVAAQVTVTVSLGASEVHDAWYRLYEEQHPNVKIESFVVPGASMEDFLRARAAAGTLPDLFAINSNAFGHKFMADGFAADLADTAAAANTLPGLREPFTTPDGQVYGIPVGTATTWMYYNRDLIAEAGIAAIPTTWDEFIAALEKLKSKRIAGTIIDKDGFGNTWFSYIFAQKVVPGEPDFVAKIERGEFDFTQPGVADIFAKVKYLTDNGLAHRAFLSTNNAQASSLFLQGRAATYFAGSWQASQLLDGDVDAGIFFPAVKDAGEATMGVLVPETGAGINAASENLDAAFDLLNWMFGEGYAFYQNGMGNIPSVVEVMGEVKLDPRVIRVLDEVKGYPQTRLWFQYLPSETLPLVTKLLDQVLLGDMTPQEAAEELHTAARDAVMQ
- a CDS encoding phytanoyl-CoA dioxygenase family protein; amino-acid sequence: MAGRGSGAPEVARIVAELDDRGYCVIPSVISTAEADRARAALERLLADEATDGTHQARNQRVARIAVKHPIFLELMAHPLIVEIWRTYLDPDVICSTWTANTTYPGYDRIGWHPDFPYQWLNQPWPADRISGQTIWMLDDFTDRNGGTGLVPFSHRKGHRPPPEIASRWHPDAEILTGVRGSVLVMHGANWHTARPNRSGAARSALLGMYTRPIYLTQEDMPAQLADLDTPSELVRQLMGANRHRPGVVGTGQ
- a CDS encoding dienelactone hydrolase family protein, which gives rise to MIEIGRREIADIPCLVLRETRVADAPVVIHYHGWTGNKGSIEAPDQSLVQLASAGFLVVAPDCHEHGERRTDAWFRAKFNGWAFVCEAMDRTRREAPALLDAVLALPHGSVDRPQVSGVSMGGLIAQMVFAENRWLAAMVSVVGRSSFFQADEWCRRAQRGTWCDSWCAEHATQSHPERFADRPVLFVDGGLDTDCPAATNAETVRLINARGGQAEHFVDPEVGHAFSPPMRARFVNWLIGHGEPPPAGGA